In Setaria viridis chromosome 5, Setaria_viridis_v4.0, whole genome shotgun sequence, the genomic stretch TAGTAGCTTAGTTCTCTTCATATGCTGTCAGTTGTCTTGTTATTCTTGAAATGTGAAAATTCATTTGTTTTTAGGCCATATTCACTTGATATTGCCACAGGCCTTTAAATTCTACTGTCTACTAAATAAATTATCTCATCTTGTGGGAATGCTCATGATTTTCAGCCTCAGAAGCATCAGCGTGGGGATACTTCATTACGTGAAAAGCTTTTGGGCGCCAAGGATGGTGGGGCATCCGGAAACAACCACCAATCAGATGCTACAATTCCTATTCCAAGCTCACCTATTCCTGTTAATACGGAATTTACCGAACAATACCATGCTCCAAGCAGCCCCACCTCAGACTACTACTATGTGTAATATTCTTGAGCTACTAATGTTctccaatatttttttcctttatgcaATTTTGTTCTCCATCTTTTTCAAACAGTATTATATGCATTATTTGCTTTCTTTACTTGTATCGTACTGCTAGGCTAATGGAGTATGCTTTTAAGTGGCCACTGTGCTATATGGTGCTATTTTTCCTATTGCTTGCCAACTTAAAAAAATGCTAACAGACACAAACTGGTCTGGAGTATTTAAGTTTTATAAGTTAATTTTACAGGTCAGCTAGATCTTTATCAAGGAGTCCAGTGCCAACTGCTGGTACATGGTTGGGCAATAGTCGCCTGTCATCAAGGACTCCTCCACAAACGAATGGACAAAGGGAACCTTTAATTGGTGAGGTCACTACAGCACAATCTGCACCACCTTCAAGAACGAAAAATGCCTTCTCAGTGGTAAGTTAATCTACAACCAACTTTATGTTATGTCCTGAGGTTTGAGCTACAAACACATTTATCGATGTCATTTAGTTAAGAGTTTATCAATGTAATTCAGGTACCATGGATGGGTCTACTGTTGGGCACGTGTCTCTTGCACTTTTTAGTTGGGAACACACATAGGGAGGTGCCAAGTGGAACTGTCATACCAGTGGGAAGAAGGCTTTTACTGTTTACGGTGAGCTGATACTTACTCTCCAGTTTCAGACTTGTGGGCTGTGGGAGAATCTGATATCCAGAGAATTTTGCACCAAGTAATTTACCGATTTAAAAGTTCTGTAACTTAAATGATGATTAACACGACTACTATTTTTTTCATGCATTGCAGGATGTTCAAGGACATTCATCTCTCAGCCATGGCATTGGAAGCGAAATTGGAAGCTTTCTTGGTTGGGCAATGGCAATAATCTATATGGGTGGACGGCTGCCCCAGATCTTTTTAAATGTGAGTCACTACAAAATACTGAACATTTTTCTTATTATAACTTTCCTTATGGAGAATATATCTTCGGTACTACATTACCGGGGGATGGCTGGGCCACATAGTCGCTATAGTTCAGTGCTTTCGTGGGATGATGGGTGGAAGGTGGAAAGAGTGTGAGGATATCTTGGTCATTCATTCACCCATATTTCTACTGTACATCTTAAATTTCTGTTATAAATATATGTCTGTTCTAGTTAAAATTACGGGGGTCTCTGTGGGAATAATTGCACTATGTTCTGACCTTTGTTTACTACCCTGCAGATGCAAAGAGGCCACGTGGAGGCAAGTTTACTTGACCTCCATCAATATTCTCCAATTTGTTGCTACTGCAAGCGATACCTCCATTTTTTCTTATGCTGTTTGTAATTTTGCACTTCTAATATATAAATAATAAACATTTTCTTCTAATATTGGTTTTGCTAGCACTTTGTACATCCTAGAGACAATAAAAAAGGTGTACAAATTCATCCATATAAAGTTAGGTAAAAAGGTGACCAGCAAAAGAAAGTTAAGCCGTACCACAAAGTAGATATCTTTAGCTCCAAGCCTTTTTGATATTTGGAGATGGTAATTTATCTACTATTTCCTTATACAGAAGATTATATGTTTGTAACGAAAATGCAAAGAACCATTGGTTTAAttacctactccctccgtcccaaattatacgtcgttttggcttttctaagttcatagatattattatgcatctagtcatctagatatagtgtatgtctaggtgcataataatatctatgaacctaaaaaagtcaaaacgacttataatttggaacggaggaagtagttgTTGATAACTAATTTAATGCTAGCCAGATGATAACTCTCTTGGTGCTGCTTAAATGTACCTACTTGCACAATTGCTATATGGATCCGGATGATAACCCTCTTGCGCAACATTTTGCTGCTGCTTAAACATACCTACTCGTACAATTACTATTCAAATTCAAGAGccaaattttgaacattttattTCTTTAAGAATATGAAGTTATATAAATCTATCCAACTGTCACCTGCTATGCTTGGTCAGTTGGTATGTTTTTTTGTCCTATGATGGTTAACTAATTTAGCTTGTAACTTTGTTCAGGGGCTCAATCCATTAATGTTTACCTTTGCTATAGTAGGGAATTCGACATATGTAGGAAGGTAACTCATGATTCATGAACCCAAATTTCAAAGATTAATCCTTTTTTTAATAGTATCCGACTGATCTACATGGTGGAATATAATATTCTCAGTTGCACTTGTCATGTAACACATTCAAGTAATTTTGTTGGACATTAACTTACTGTCATAAACAGTCCACGAAAGTTATTACTGCCCTTTCGAAGTTCAGTGTAAAGAAAATGAGAATCTATTCTCTTCTGTTCTGATCTTGAAACTTACTGACATGTTTTTGCTGTCCTGACGTTCCTTCTTTTGCGTTGCAGTATACTTGTAAATAGCCTGGAATGGTCAAAACTTAGACCAAATCTGCCTTGGCTTGTAGATGCTGGAGGATGCGTCATCTTGGATTCTTTTGTATCCTTTTCACCTGTTCTACTCTGAGCATCAAGCTGTTTCTAGCTACCTTTTAATCTTAGTGTGagtaaaaatataaaacaacGCTTGAGAGTGAAGGATGTGGCTTACAGAAAATGACTGGCCCTTTGCGAAGTAATAGACTGCCATTTTTTCATATCTATCCTTGTTTAAGAAAAAGGACGTCACGCGAACAAATCTATATTCTGCACTAAATATTTGAACTGTACTACTGAGGAAGAACCCCTTAACCGTACTTGACAGATTATTCTTCAGTTCCTTTATTTTCATTACCGGAAACAAAGTGAGCCTTCAGATGAGCATGACAATGCAGATAAAGCTTAATCAACAGCAAGATAAATTCCTTTCCTTCTTCAGAGCAAAAGGTAGATTATATGTTGGTATGAATATTTGATATGCTACAGTTCTTGTTTGATGGAGCCTTTATGCATCTGCTGTTTTCTGCTGCTTGTATTTTTCGTCACGGTGCATATAAGATCAAATAAAACTTGTTAAACAGGATAAAAAGACTCAGGATCGAATAGATGTCTGCAGTCCATTAAACAGGTTATTTAGGGATTCTGATAAGACTGCGTACTTGAATTCAAAAGGCTAACCTGAAAACTAGCGCAGTCATCTTCGAGTGCCCAACTTCTATCTGGAGATAGAACATGCGTATTCAGCAACTTATAACATTGCATTTctgcattttttttgaaacatattTCTGCATTTTTCAGACTTGAATGCACCTGCCAGTGGCCCAGCATTTCCGGGATGCGCTAGCGTTCATTTGTTACACGGAAGAACTCAAAAGGCATTTTCTGGGGTATTGTTTCAGAAGTTGGTGCGTGGAGGGTGACTCTGAGCGAGCATCACGTGGAAATGCTTCTGGCAATTCTTCTGCTTTGTAGTACTTACTatatcagaaattcagaatgtCTCGTTGCATGTAGTACGCCAGTACAGAATGTCGACTGGCTTTCTTTCGTTTTGTAGCTTCTACTTTTCCCTGTAAACTTGCAGTTGCAGAGTATGTGTATTCGAGACGGTATCATCGGATAACAATGTGTTGATTCTTATCAAGAAAGTTTTTTTATCAGCCTGCTTGGCTCTTGGATGTGATTGGTTTTGGGATGAGGTGGGTTGGGTGGAAGCTGACCCATTTTTGTGGGTTGGAGCaaacccatctcgtgtttggataAAAGTAGGTTGAAGTcgacccatctcgtgtttggatgaAAGGGGTGAAGAAGGATGGGTTGGACCAGTCCTGGTTGATGAGGTTGAGAGGGTTAGGATGAATgtccttttaacaccgttagttatGGGCTCCACCTATCAGCTGCgaggcccacctgtcatcctctttttctttctttcctccttCCCCTCTTCTACCTGTGCGCCCCCCCTCTTGCTGGctcctcccgcgcgccgcctctcTCCCAGGCACTGCTGGCCGCTTCCTCCCGCCATGCGGCGCTCCTCCCCGACCCCGCGACGCACCATCCCACGGCGCTTCTCCCCGCCCGGCAGCACACCTCCCCGCCCCAGCCCGGCGGTGCACCTCCCCACCCCGGCTCCTCCCGGCCTGGCGGTGCACCTCCCCGCCCCAACTCCTCCCAGCCTGGCGGCACTCCtcctcggccggcggcgcaccTCCACGACCCTGCGGTGAGCGCGCCAGCGCCTCCTCCCGCGCGCAGGCGAGACGACGTGTCACGCCGTTTCATTGGGTCAGAGCGGTCCCTCGTTTCGCTAGGATGACATAAACCCGAATCTGAAAGGAATATATCCATGAAGGTTGGCTCCAACCCACACTCATTTGCAATCAAACAtgggtcgaagtgggtcggCTCTAACCCAACTCACTTCGACCCCAGAACTAAACACATGCCTTGAGTCTGATTCCGTATAGAGGTTCCTCGTGAGTCGTGACATCATCAACTACTTCTCTTTTCCCTAAAACACAGCATCgactcttttcttttccctggaagcTGAAATGAAACACAGACTCCCatgatatttaactatttgctaGATGTCTATTTGCTATTCTTACgtatatttaactatttgctcTTCTTAAGATGTCTATTTGCTAGTCTGTAACTTACAGACGTCACTCTTTTAGTTGCCATCTCGCAGGATCGAAGCAACATTTTTACCAATTTTTTGCAGATGTGGCGTGCCAATTTACTGTGCGAGCGTGGATCAGGGAAGCGAAATGTCCGAGCTTCCCTCACCTTATCCCTTCCCTTGGCGGCCTGGTGGACGACACGGAAGTAGGTGTTGGCGGTGGTTCAGACGTATTGCTCCCcgaggggggcggcggtgggggcgcgGAGGTAGGCGAGGAGTGCCTGCAGCATCCTCATGAGCacggcctcctcggcggcgagctcggcccCAGCCTCGAGGGACATGACCTCGTGGAGGTGACGGCGGTGTCGACGTCATTGGAGCAAACGATGTCGAGGAAGGGCCACAGCACAAcaggcggggaggaggcggcgggggagaaGGTAAGGCAGCAGAGCGCGTGGAGGGAGGCGACGAGCGGGTGCTCGACGGCGTCGTTGTCGGCCGCCGTGGCGTGCGGGTGGCGGAGGCCCGGCGCATGACAGCGAGCACAACGCTGGCCTCAGCGAAGATCGCGTAGCCGAGCGCCGCCTGGCCCAGCTTTGGGCCGCTGCCGCCATTGGTGGCCCCCGGAGCCGCGCGCGTGGTGGGGCTCCTCGGCGATGGAGTCaatgccgccggcgccaagcATCCTAGACGGCGTGTGAGCGAAGCGGATATCCACCGTCGTCCCGACCGCGCGGTGTCACCGCCGCCTTGCCCTCGCCGCCCCCgtgcccaccgccaccgccgggccATCCTGCTACCCAAAGATTTCTTCTAAGGCCGCCGGATTCTGGTGAACCCCCAAACACAACTCCAAAACGGAATCCCAAACACTAACCTCATCGGAGCCGTTGCCGGGGTCGGGGAAGACGAGCTCCCCCACTGTGTATGCTGTTGCACGTGCTCTCTGTTGTAGCAGCCTAGGATTCGGGTGTGACGAACTTCTCCAACAGTGTTGTTGACGCTTTTTTTCCGACACACGAACGTGCGGCGCACAGAGGTGCTCTTTGCAGCACCTCTCCATGGGTTGGTCAGACCGTTTAGggtgaccggtcagaccggtttcgcCGGTGATGCCCGACGATGGAAACCAAAGAACGCTcgcccgggagggaccccgttAGGGCAGGCGCACCTTGGGTTGTTCTAGGATCGGCAGTCCACCTAGAACGTCCTCAGACGCCGTAGAGATGAATGAAGAACAGCAAgatggggttggaaaagctagggcaaagaggaaaaagtaaaagatgcaaaaatagtagattgatatATTTTTGTCAATTGAATCTAactcaatcggccgtggcccttTGTATTTATAGGAAGGGGAGGTCTTACCCCTGATGGAGTCGAAACCCTAACAAATTTCGTGCTAAAATATAACTCTAACTTGGTTTACTCAGCCTAAAACCGGTTTGACCGGATTGGAAAACCGGTCTGACCTGTCCGCCCGGGGTGTAGAGTTTCCCAAGGCCATAACTCTCTCGTCCGAACTTCAAATCGGATGTTCCATATATATGTATTTTGATCATCTCGACGAGAGCTACGCAATGGTGAATTCCAATTCACCTTTtgaccaaaccggtctgaccggtttgggagaccggtctgaccgatttTTCCACACCTGCCACTTTTGGGTGCCAACAACTGTTATTGGTGCAACACTCCACTCCAAAAAgtacagctccactccaccaacttcatcCTTTTACTGCTTCGCTCCAGCAACTACGCAAAAACATGAAGTTGTTGTACGTGTTTGGCTGGttgcagtgctccagctccagaaatcTGAGAACTTgttgtgaatagtctatttttACTCTTTTGTGAATGGTTCCACATGTCAGTCTCTCCTCTTtccccccttcccttcctctacTTGCGCTTGCCTTGCGGACGATGATGAACTGGGCCAGGACGAAGACATACAACATCTCAGGCTACAAGCTGGGCGAGCTGGGCGCGTCGTCCTAGCTCGAGTTCCCGGCCACCGAGCTCGCCGCTAACgttggcggcagcggcgacaaGATCCGGGTGTATGGGAAGCTGCAGCTGCACAAGGGGATGAAGGCGTGAACCAGGTGTGGTAGGTGGGGTCCTCCGTCATCGGCGGGGCACCCGAAATGCATGCGTTCGGGCCCGACAACCTCTCCGCCAAGGCCAAGCTCGTCCTCGCCGACAGCAAGGCCGTCACTGCGGGCTCTCCTTCCCTCTCGCCCGTCCCCGCGCCTGAGGCTGGCGGCCCGTCTGCATCCAAGCCACCAAGGGCGCCATCTTCTGCCACGCTGAGGCCGCCCTTGACTGCGCCTAATgccccacggccggcggcgccatggccccGCGCGAGCTGTCTCTTAGCGGCATGGGCGAAGGCCAAATTCGAGTCGTGAGGAGGAGTTGAGGAAGGAATCACCGGATTAGGTGGAGGAGGGTCGCTATCGCCTTCCATTTCGCTAGGgacacggccggcggcggcctagGGGACCAGCGCTGCAGCTAGGTTTCGCGAGAGGAGGGGCAATGGGATGAGGGAGGCGACGGGACGAGGGGGGTGACaggagttttttcttttctcaatcGAATCGATATCTGTGTAATGAGTGGTAACGGTGAggaaatacccaccaactccatgagtAGATCTGAAATTGGAGTTTTTGGAGtaccccttgaggtactccaccaaaaacgtGGATCTGACCCTAGCTCCACGTTTTTTCTGGAACTAGAGTTGGTGGAGCTAGATGTGTTTGGCTGCGAGAGTtttttgaagttggtggagtggagctaattTTCGTGAAGTGTAGTACTGTCAAACGCCCACTAATATCCCTCGAATCTTTGTTCTCTCAACGTCCTTTTTCAGGAATGTGAAAGTGGGCCTGGGCAGATCAACAGCCAAGTTGAAGAACTTTTGCATCCGCAGTGGGCCGAGCCCAAAAATAACCTTCCTTTTCTTCCAAAAGGAAGCCCATATCATTCTGATCCAGCCCACCAAGCATTTTGTTCGCGTGAGCACCTCCCATCTTCTCGCAGTTGAGTTGAGACgtcaagagagagagaggggaaaaaGGATTCCATGGCGTCGGCGCTGGCGAGGAGGGCGAggggctccgcggcggcggcagcggcgctgtGGGGCGCGGCAAGGGGATTCGCTTCGGTGGGGTCCGACATCGTCTCAGCGGCGCCCGGCGTGTCGCTGCAGAAGGCGCGGTCCTGGGACGAGGGCGTCGCCACCAAGTTCTCCACCACGCCTCTCAAGGACATCTTCTACGTACGcgacgccgcctcccccaaccgCTCCAGTCTCTCCTTCTGCTCCCTACAGCAGCGCCTTCCATCGTTTAATCGTGTGCTGATCCGGAGCCCTTGGCGTGTCTTCCTTGTGTTTGCAGGGGAAGAAGGTGGTCATCTTCGGCTTGCCTGTGAGTTATCCACTCCCACTTCTTTGCTTCTGCTGTTGTTCGTGTATATTTATTTATATGCTTGGTCATCTTAGGATTTCTAGATAAGCCTTGGTTTACATTGCTGCGGAATTGTTGCGTTAGGTGTGGTAGTGCTGAACTTGCAATTGGGGTTTAGGGATTCAGTAGTCGAATAAATTATGGGGGTTTTATTGGTAGGATGTTAATTGGGGAATTGACGTAGGAATTGTCAAGTTAGGTCGTCTCAGTGGCCAATGTGGAATCTGAAATGACTCTTCTACTATCTCTTTTTGGGCTTTGGAGCTTGTTGAAGACTACATCAGATTGTGTTTCTACAAGATGGGAATGCTTATCTCTGATTCCTAGTATAAAATGTTACATTTCTTAGCTGGAGTAGAGCCCATCAGGAGATTTTAATGGTCTAAACTGTGAAGTTCTATGTGATTCTCTGGTTTTGTGCAGACTCATACTTGGACCTGGTATGATGCTTTGAATAAAGCAAGGGAAACTTTTTGTCTaaaaatatttcatttcattccTCTCATCTGATAGGGCCTTAAGGTGCAGATAGGAGTACTATAGGATAATCTAAAAGAGCATGGCACACTGGTACAGAATATATGTTTCATTTTCTATTGCCATTGGAATTCATGGTGAAATATGTCATCCTGCTCTCAGATCTTCTAGGCATTAGTATTTTCAAATTTCCACTTTTATACTGTTGATCTTCTTTAGTAATCCTTGACTCAATCCATTAGGATTTTCAAATTTCCACCTGTATATTGTTTTTTGCCTTCTCCATCTTTTATATTCTGAAGGAGGCATAACCCTCTTACTTCGAATGATTTACTGAATATATGGGCAACTATCTTTTCAATTTATTTCAGGGTGCATATACTGGAGTTTGTTCACAAGCACATGTTCCTAGTTACAAGAACAACATTGATAAGTTGAAAGCAAAAGGGATTGACTCTGTTATCTGTGTAGCTGTGAATGATCCGTACGTCCTAAATGGATGGGCAGAAAAGCTACAGGCTAATGATGCAGTAAGTAACCACCCTTTAGTTTTCATTATTTATGTGATTACCATTTGAGCTGAAAATGAAAAATCAAATGTGGGTATGAAATGAATGTATTCAAGCACTGCGCTAGCGCTATTGTCAATGAGATATAACTATCTGCTTTATGCTGTTAAGCGTTTGTAACTTTGTACCTATTTGATGTTCACCAAGACAAATGTGCCACCGTCATTGTTTTCCCCTCCCATCTACCTCACTAGTGTGTTAACCATTGATAATTGTTCTGCATGAAAACAAGGTGTGATATTTTCCTGGTTCTCCTGCCTGATATACCAATTCCACGCCCAACTTGTCTAGGTTATACATGAATGTGGTGCTTCTTCAAGTTTCATGTCATATGTCTGAATGAATTCAATTTTCAATTTAGGAACTTAAGAGCTTTGCATATTCAAATTTGCAATGTTGTGTGTTGTGCAGCTTATAGTTATTTATATTAACTTTTTTGAGATAATGTGCATACTTATATTTCACCTATTTGCATCAGATTGAGTTCTATGGTGACTTTGATGGGAGTTTCCACAAAAGCTTGGATTTGGAGATAGACCTATCTGCTGCTTTGCTCGGCCGCCGATCTCACAGGTTAGTGGCGTCAACTCTATTGTTCTTAAAGTTCTACATTTATACTGTATTACAGTTGGACAAAGGCGTGATATAGTTTAGTTTGAGTAACTTTTCACCTTGCCTGATAGTTAAATTGCCCTAATCATCTGACAACATTTGACTTAATTGAGTTGGATTTCTCTTAGGACCGTTTGCAAATTATTTCCTAGCAACTCCCATGTCAGCCGCAAAACTTGCTGTAGCTGCACACAAAGTGTTACTATCCACCATCTGCTGAAATGTCGCTTTCATTTAAGTAGGTTGAAAATACCATAGAAGTCTTCCTGTGGTGTGACACGGCAACAACCATTTTAATAGTACCTATCTTTTTTTTAGTTCCCATTATACAAGGAGTATGAAATATGGTTTAATTCTAATGCTCATGTCATGAGTAACGACAATACCGCTTGATGCTTGATGACTTATTTCTAGTTCTTTTTTCGACcttgtgtttgaaatattgatGATATTTTCAGATGGTCGGCTTTCGTTGACAATGGCAAGATCAAGTCTTTCAATGTTGAGGAAGCACCATCTGATTTCAAGGTTTCTAGTGCCGAAGTGATCCTTGACCAGATCTGAGCTTACCAATGGACCTGATATTTACAAGTGATCTTCCGTTTGCTCATGAAGCACACTTGCCGTGCTGCAACGAATAAATGAAATCTCCTTTTACCCTTGTAAAGATGTTAGATGCGTTACTTCCATACTATGGTATAAGGAGTGTTATGAGATTATTTTTATGAAGTTAATCAATCAACGGTCATTTACAATATTGCTGTCCGAGGTAAAATTGAGCAGTCTACGTGTTTGACTATAATTAACTGGAGAGTGAAGGACCCGAGTATTTGATGCTCAAGTGAAAAGGCTGCCGCGAACATGATGTTTCCATGTTTCTCAGGCGTCTTCCGCTTCATCTGATAGGCAAGGACTCATATTTCAAATTCGGCGTCTCGCCACGATGCAGTTCAATTTCCGTGCGATTTCTCACCGTTACAAACATTAGATGCTCGTTCAGACGTTCACATCTTcgcttagaaaaaaaaagtagaaacaTCAGATGCTCAAGTGGAATGTCGGCATTGCTGATTGCTGCGCTGCCTCGGCCGTCAACAGGATTATTGTGGAATGCTCTTTAAAATAACTATCCCCCATCTGGTGAGTCGCTTGAATTTCAGTAGGCCTGGAGTATTATTAGAATCAGAGCCTGGCAATAACATAATTTTTTGTGTCTTTTAGTTGTTACTTCTTCCTACccaacaaatatgaaatatgcATGTAATTATGCTGTCTATAAGTTCTGGCGACGTAATTTGGATCGTTGGTAGCTGATGAGGATTTCATTTTCCATGTATGGTGTTCGAAACCGGTCCATTTCTAGATGTGGTCGTCCTTTTTGTTGACGATGGTAAGATCAATGTTGAGGAAGCTAGGGCTCAAGTCTTTCGGCGCGGAGGCGATCTTCATCAAATCTGAACTTATGGATGTACTTGGGGGAAATTTACCTCTGTAAGTATGTTAGATATGCTATTTCCAGAATCCAtactatgaaatccatagtGTTATGGGTATTTCTTTTACTATATACCTATTGAGTGAGACATCGATATTTGAGTTGCTTTGAATTCGTACAAGTCAAACCAGTATAGTGGATTAGGTGGGGTTGATCATTGAGCGAGACATCGATATTTGAGTTGCTTTGAATTCGTACAACACAATGACTGTCTTGTATCCTTTCTGCTTCATCATCTAATATAGGCACGAACTCTATTCACTCTCCATCACAAAACTAGGAATTTTCGCACGATGCCACCAAATTTCTCGTGAGAATTGTCATCGCTGTCGACAATTCCTGCTGTCCAAGTTTTGGTGGGGCTGTTCATGCGGTCATCACTTAGTCCATCGGCTGCACTTTCCTACAGGAAGCCCGGCGAGTTCAGTGTCGTCACTGCTGACTCTTACGCATGGTGTAAAAGCTCACGGGCATGGCTGTTGGGGTGCAAAACTGAAAGGTATATCGTCtgccggagcagccgccgccgccggccatagCCCAGGGAAGGGAAGCCCGTTTGGAAGAATGGCCAAAAAGCCCATCCAATACGTCGTGGTCAGTACTATGCAATTTTTGAACATGTTTGATGTTTAAATTTCGAAATGTGTCACGGATACTTGAAGAGGAGAGGGACAGAACACAGAAGCATTGTGCATTGATGCTTTGCCTTCGCATGAGGCGTGACGCTGTCGCCGGTGTGGTCGTCGCAGGTGGACGCCTTCACGGCGGAGCCGTTCAAGGGCAACCCGGCGTCGGTGTGCGTCCTCGACGACGCCGAGCGGGCCGCCGACGCGCGGTGGATGCAGGCCGTCGCCACCGAGTTTAACCTGTCCCAGaccgccttcctcctccgggattccagctccgccgccgccgccgccccgcggttCGGGCTCCGATGGTTCACCCCCAACACCGAGGTCCGCCGCATccatctctccctccctcctccgcgaATTGAACCTTGACGTGGATCCGTTTTGATTCAGGTCGCGCTCTGCGGGCACGCAACGCTGGCCTCCGCCCACTACCTCTTCACCTCCGTCCTCGCGGAGCACGAGGCGCTCATCGAGTTCGCCACCAAGTCGGGGATCCTCACCGCCAAGAAggtcccggcgccggcgagcgcgggcGTCTCGGGTGAGGGGAAGCTGTTCATCGAGCTGGATCTGCCCGCGATTGATTTCGTGGAGTGCGATGAAGCCGAGCTGCCGTCCCTCCCCGAGACCCTGAACGGAGTTCCCGTCGTCAGCGTTCATAAATCGACGACCGTCAGCGACTTCATTGTAATCCCTTGTATTCCTTATTCCAGTTTATTGCTTGAATTTCTAGATTTCAATGATTTCCAGGTAATGAAATTCCTCGTTAGATATTACTATATTAGAATTTTGAATGGTAGTACAATGGTATGCATTATAGTGCTGCCACGATCATTTTGCACAAATAGTTGCA encodes the following:
- the LOC117857849 gene encoding peroxiredoxin-2F, mitochondrial, which produces MASALARRARGSAAAAAALWGAARGFASVGSDIVSAAPGVSLQKARSWDEGVATKFSTTPLKDIFYGKKVVIFGLPGAYTGVCSQAHVPSYKNNIDKLKAKGIDSVICVAVNDPYVLNGWAEKLQANDAIEFYGDFDGSFHKSLDLEIDLSAALLGRRSHRWSAFVDNGKIKSFNVEEAPSDFKVSSAEVILDQI
- the LOC117857073 gene encoding vacuolar lysine transporter YPQ1, producing the protein MGVFSGTPPSCPSSRHCAEWARTYLKYCLCSQKDSAALALGLISVISWGVAEVPQIITNYRQKSTEGLSVAFLMTWIVGDMFNLIGCFLEPATLPTQFYMALLYTITTVILTGQTVYYSHIYHRLKAKKSRATSKPQKHQRGDTSLREKLLGAKDGGASGNNHQSDATIPIPSSPIPVNTEFTEQYHAPSSPTSDYYYVSARSLSRSPVPTAGTWLGNSRLSSRTPPQTNGQREPLIGEVTTAQSAPPSRTKNAFSVVPWMGLLLGTCLLHFLVGNTHREVPSGTVIPVGRRLLLFTDVQGHSSLSHGIGSEIGSFLGWAMAIIYMGGRLPQIFLNMQRGHVEGLNPLMFTFAIVGNSTYVGSILVNSLEWSKLRPNLPWLVDAGGCVILDSFIILQFLYFHYRKQSEPSDEHDNADKA
- the LOC117857848 gene encoding uncharacterized protein, with protein sequence MAKKPIQYVVVDAFTAEPFKGNPASVCVLDDAERAADARWMQAVATEFNLSQTAFLLRDSSSAAAAAPRFGLRWFTPNTEVALCGHATLASAHYLFTSVLAEHEALIEFATKSGILTAKKVPAPASAGVSGEGKLFIELDLPAIDFVECDEAELPSLPETLNGVPVVSVHKSTTVSDFIVELSSGKEVADIIPNIHEIKRCSGRGVIFTGPAPDESGYDFFTRFFCPKFNIDEDPVCGSAHCVLAPYWARKLGKQKLTAFQVSPRSGTLYLELEAAARRVRIQGEAVTVMTGTLLT